A stretch of the Candidatus Bathyarchaeia archaeon genome encodes the following:
- a CDS encoding Lrp/AsnC ligand binding domain-containing protein, with protein MPIAFVLINAEIGSEGEVLNELRKVEGVEEAYSVYGVYDIVAKVRAETMEKLKDIVTWRIRRLNKVRSTLTMIVIEEMKRE; from the coding sequence ATGCCGATAGCGTTTGTCTTAATAAATGCGGAAATAGGTTCCGAGGGAGAAGTTTTAAATGAGCTGAGAAAAGTTGAGGGGGTTGAGGAGGCATATAGCGTCTACGGAGTTTATGACATAGTGGCCAAGGTTAGGGCTGAAACAATGGAGAAACTTAAAGATATCGTCACATGGCGGATACGTAGATTAAATAAAGTTAGATCAACATTAACGATGATAGTTATTGAGGAAATGAAGAGAGAATAG
- a CDS encoding pyridoxal phosphate-dependent aminotransferase, which translates to MPNISERTKNLGTENAFVVLKEVNELIQKGRSIMNFCIGQPDFDTPEYIKEGAIKAIKEGKTGYTPSPGIPELRRVVAEYFSETRGIDVKPDWVVVACGAKPFIGYTILSVTDHGKGHKVVYPNPGFPIYESLIRAYGAVPVPIPLLESKGFSIDIDYLERIIDDKTRLLILNSPHNPTGGSLDRDTLEQIAEIVKRYDNLWVFSDEVYSRIVYDGEFVSIASIDGMLERTIIVDGVSKTYAMTGWRIGFAANPILAEHIARWVTNTESCAPHPNQYAALTALTGPQDDTRKMVETFRRRRDIIVERINSIEGIKCLKPKGAFYVWPNVTEACRIVGAKDSEEFRKRLLYEAGVAVLSDIHFGYRNEGEGEHIRLSYAASEDTIKEGLRRIKEFMEENRI; encoded by the coding sequence ATGCCGAATATATCGGAAAGAACCAAAAATCTTGGAACTGAAAATGCTTTTGTCGTCTTAAAAGAGGTTAATGAACTCATTCAGAAAGGTAGGAGTATAATGAACTTCTGCATCGGTCAGCCGGATTTTGATACGCCGGAATATATAAAGGAGGGTGCGATAAAGGCCATAAAGGAGGGTAAGACTGGCTATACTCCCTCACCCGGTATACCTGAGCTTAGGAGGGTTGTTGCAGAATACTTCTCCGAGACTAGAGGGATCGATGTTAAGCCAGATTGGGTTGTAGTTGCGTGTGGAGCTAAGCCTTTTATAGGTTACACGATACTTTCAGTTACAGATCATGGTAAGGGACATAAAGTTGTCTATCCTAATCCAGGCTTCCCAATCTATGAGTCGCTGATAAGAGCATATGGCGCTGTCCCTGTTCCAATACCGCTTCTTGAGAGTAAAGGTTTCAGCATAGATATTGACTACTTAGAGAGGATAATTGATGATAAGACGAGGCTTTTGATACTTAATTCGCCACATAACCCAACAGGCGGATCTTTAGACAGGGATACTCTTGAGCAAATAGCTGAAATAGTTAAGCGCTATGATAATCTTTGGGTTTTCTCAGATGAAGTCTATTCTAGAATAGTTTATGATGGTGAATTTGTTAGCATAGCCTCAATAGATGGTATGCTGGAAAGAACAATCATTGTTGATGGAGTCTCAAAGACTTATGCTATGACAGGTTGGAGAATAGGTTTCGCCGCGAACCCAATACTTGCTGAGCACATAGCTCGCTGGGTAACAAATACCGAATCTTGCGCGCCTCACCCAAACCAATACGCTGCCCTAACAGCCCTAACTGGACCGCAAGATGACACAAGAAAAATGGTTGAGACCTTTAGAAGAAGAAGAGATATTATTGTTGAGAGAATAAACTCGATTGAGGGCATCAAATGTCTTAAACCTAAAGGAGCATTCTACGTTTGGCCTAATGTTACTGAGGCTTGTAGAATCGTTGGCGCAAAAGATTCTGAAGAATTTAGAAAACGCTTACTCTATGAGGCCGGTGTAGCTGTTCTATCAGACATACATTTTGGGTATAGGAATGAGGGTGAAGGTGAGCACATAAGGCTTTCATATGCTGCTTCAGAGGACACTATTAAAGAGGGGCTTAGAAGAATAAAGGAATTTATGGAGGAGAATAGAATTTAA
- a CDS encoding DUF3194 domain-containing protein — translation MSKRPISDLSYEEIEKICEIAEDAARKYIMSKVPSEYISDLSVSVDVESMETLNVDIEIEIELSPIYRKANAEEIAKDSLKAAFDAIERYLENIRSQARNEANI, via the coding sequence TTGAGTAAGCGCCCAATATCCGACCTATCCTATGAGGAGATAGAGAAAATTTGTGAGATAGCTGAGGATGCTGCCCGAAAATATATTATGTCCAAAGTTCCTAGCGAATATATATCCGATCTATCAGTCTCAGTTGATGTAGAGAGTATGGAAACACTTAATGTTGACATCGAGATTGAAATAGAGCTCTCACCTATTTATAGGAAAGCTAATGCGGAGGAGATTGCTAAGGACTCATTGAAGGCGGCTTTTGATGCAATTGAAAGATACCTAGAGAATATTCGATCTCAGGCGAGAAATGAAGCGAATATTTGA
- a CDS encoding prefoldin subunit beta, with amino-acid sequence MSEETKLPPAVQERLLRLQQLQETLQTILTQKQQLDLELLEIDRALSELEKVSDDTVIYKSIGSLLIRTEKSKVISELNERKELVSMRVSVLTKQEERLRSQIRELQEKLQKDLRPLSPTSSE; translated from the coding sequence ATGAGTGAGGAAACAAAGCTTCCACCAGCTGTCCAGGAGAGACTACTCAGACTACAGCAGCTACAGGAAACACTCCAAACTATTTTAACGCAAAAGCAGCAACTTGACCTGGAACTCCTAGAAATTGATAGGGCATTAAGCGAGCTTGAGAAGGTTTCCGATGATACTGTCATATATAAGTCGATAGGTTCTCTGCTTATAAGGACTGAGAAATCTAAGGTTATTAGCGAACTCAATGAGAGAAAAGAACTCGTAAGCATGAGAGTTTCTGTTCTCACAAAACAGGAGGAGAGACTTAGAAGCCAGATAAGGGAGCTTCAGGAAAAGCTTCAGAAAGATTTACGCCCATTATCACCAACGTCATCCGAATAA
- a CDS encoding beta-propeller domain-containing protein, with protein MLSNKMVSETLIRRKVLLVSSIILLMMSSILLTFLIASLLLPSNSEAHTNASNYPMLMRFSSYDELKRFLNRSVNYIKILGGFERAVTFTSMRVEMESTFTDVKYSRTNIQVEGVDEADIVKTDGKCIYLAIGKRVLIIRAYPPEEAKVSADIYVNGTVSGLFVNNGKLIIISNSDAYYYTEIIEDDSKKDESLLFIEPRTLVFIYDVRDNEAPILIRNVTVSGTYFNSRMIENYVYVLASLPAYLRGSEPSLPEITDGKYAIKIDPTSIYYSNVSDYCNAFTVIAAINIDDPNEPVSYETFLFGYTSHIYVSLNNIYVATPRFSEDGWITEIHRIHIDGGRVAYEASGAVPGSILNQFSMDEYNGYFRIATMINQPLFRGLFTSSMQSEEDGPTTNVYVLNMSLAVIGGIKGLAPGERMYSARFMGNRCYLVTFKKVDPLFVISLEDPANPRILGKLKIPGYSDYLHPYDENHLIGIGKWTVEAEEGDFAWYQGVKISLFDISDVEHPREVDSYIVGDRETDSPVLRDHRALLFDRDLNLLAIPILLAEIDESKYPKGVPPNTHGDYVWQGLYVFNITENSISLRGRITHIDDPNEFLKSGYRFYSEYSIERALYIENILYTISSKMIKMNELDDLLEIGKLNLP; from the coding sequence ATGCTTAGTAATAAAATGGTCTCTGAAACCCTGATTAGGAGAAAGGTGCTTTTAGTATCTTCAATAATTCTCCTAATGATGTCCTCTATCCTCTTAACATTTTTAATCGCGAGTTTACTTCTACCAAGCAATTCAGAGGCTCACACAAACGCATCAAACTATCCTATGCTGATGAGATTTTCGTCCTACGATGAGCTAAAAAGATTCTTGAATAGAAGCGTAAACTACATAAAAATTCTAGGCGGCTTCGAGAGAGCTGTAACATTCACAAGTATGAGGGTTGAAATGGAATCCACATTTACAGACGTGAAGTATTCAAGAACAAACATTCAGGTTGAGGGAGTTGATGAGGCTGATATAGTGAAAACAGATGGTAAGTGCATATATTTAGCTATTGGAAAAAGAGTTTTAATAATTAGGGCATATCCGCCTGAGGAGGCAAAGGTATCCGCGGATATTTATGTAAATGGTACGGTCTCAGGTCTCTTCGTAAATAATGGAAAACTGATTATAATATCTAATAGCGATGCATACTATTACACGGAGATTATAGAGGATGATTCAAAAAAAGATGAGAGTTTGCTCTTCATTGAGCCTCGTACACTAGTGTTCATCTATGATGTTAGAGATAATGAGGCGCCCATATTAATCAGAAATGTCACGGTTAGCGGGACATATTTTAACTCTAGAATGATCGAAAACTACGTTTATGTTTTAGCTTCTTTACCAGCATATTTAAGAGGCTCCGAGCCTTCTCTCCCAGAGATAACTGATGGTAAATATGCTATAAAGATTGATCCAACATCAATCTATTATTCAAACGTCTCAGATTATTGCAATGCCTTTACGGTCATTGCTGCCATAAATATTGATGATCCAAATGAGCCCGTTAGCTACGAGACATTCTTGTTTGGATACACCAGCCACATATATGTTTCATTAAATAATATTTATGTTGCTACGCCAAGATTCTCCGAAGATGGCTGGATTACCGAAATTCATAGAATTCACATAGATGGTGGCAGAGTAGCATATGAGGCTAGCGGCGCTGTCCCAGGGTCAATTCTGAATCAATTCTCAATGGATGAATATAATGGCTACTTTAGGATAGCTACCATGATTAATCAACCACTTTTTAGAGGACTATTTACTTCGTCGATGCAGTCTGAAGAAGATGGACCCACAACTAATGTTTACGTCTTAAACATGAGTTTAGCCGTTATCGGCGGAATTAAAGGTTTAGCGCCTGGCGAACGTATGTATTCGGCTAGATTCATGGGGAACCGCTGCTACTTAGTTACCTTCAAGAAGGTTGATCCATTATTTGTTATAAGCCTTGAAGATCCAGCTAATCCAAGGATTCTTGGTAAACTTAAGATACCGGGCTACTCTGATTATCTCCATCCATACGATGAGAACCATTTGATTGGCATAGGAAAATGGACTGTTGAGGCTGAGGAGGGTGATTTTGCATGGTATCAGGGCGTGAAAATATCACTTTTTGACATAAGTGATGTTGAGCATCCTAGAGAAGTAGATAGTTACATAGTTGGTGATAGGGAAACAGACTCCCCGGTTTTACGAGATCATAGGGCCCTCTTATTTGATAGGGATCTTAATCTTCTAGCCATACCGATCCTATTGGCTGAAATAGATGAGTCGAAATATCCTAAGGGTGTTCCGCCAAACACTCACGGAGACTACGTTTGGCAGGGACTTTACGTATTCAATATAACTGAGAATAGCATAAGCTTGAGGGGAAGAATCACTCACATTGACGATCCAAACGAATTCCTTAAAAGCGGATACCGGTTCTACTCTGAATACTCCATTGAACGTGCGCTTTACATTGAGAACATATTATACACTATCTCGAGTAAAATGATAAAAATGAATGAGCTTGATGACTTATTAGAGATAGGTAAACTAAACCTTCCATAG
- a CDS encoding adenylate kinase, with product MIKLRIIMLGPPGSGKGTYASRLTNILGIPHISTGDMVREEIKAQTEIGKKIKEYIDRGDLVPDEIIIGLLTERLKKADTQRGFILDGFPRTINQAEALKKISEIDLVINLNVPDEIIIQRLSNRLTCKQCGAIYNRLTLKPKVDEICDLCGGKLYQREDDKPEVIRGRLEVYRRNTEPLIEYYRREGILKDVYCNDLMTPPEDIVRKIMEIISSIKKQVMETSPPFDDEIVRDYFSNSL from the coding sequence GTGATTAAATTGAGGATAATTATGCTGGGGCCACCGGGTTCTGGAAAGGGAACTTATGCTTCCAGGCTCACCAATATTCTTGGGATACCTCACATCTCCACTGGAGATATGGTGCGTGAGGAGATAAAAGCGCAAACCGAGATTGGAAAGAAAATTAAGGAGTATATTGATAGGGGCGATCTTGTGCCAGATGAGATAATAATTGGGCTCTTAACCGAGAGGTTAAAAAAGGCGGATACTCAGAGGGGCTTTATTCTCGATGGTTTCCCAAGAACTATAAATCAAGCTGAAGCCCTCAAGAAAATCTCTGAGATAGATTTAGTTATCAATCTTAATGTTCCAGATGAAATAATTATTCAGCGCCTGTCTAATAGGCTCACATGTAAGCAGTGCGGAGCAATATACAATAGACTCACATTAAAACCTAAGGTTGATGAAATATGCGATTTATGCGGCGGCAAACTATATCAGAGAGAAGATGATAAACCGGAGGTGATAAGGGGGCGCCTTGAAGTTTACAGGAGAAATACTGAACCACTAATAGAATATTATAGGAGGGAGGGAATCCTAAAAGATGTATATTGCAATGATTTAATGACTCCGCCTGAAGACATCGTTAGGAAAATAATGGAAATAATTAGCAGTATTAAGAAGCAGGTGATGGAGACAAGTCCTCCCTTCGATGATGAAATTGTAAGGGATTATTTTTCTAATTCTTTATGA
- a CDS encoding tRNA(Ile)(2)-agmatinylcytidine synthase translates to MKLHVGFDDTDSPRIGCTTYIAALIIEKMYKMGVQFIDYPNLIRLNPNVPWKTRGNGALCLRIECENDLYDDIKECVIETIEENSDLSYKGTDPGAVFLKGDVPEEIKKFAIEAIQGIVKMRDALRLIKKFKAEAIGYKMRRGIIGGLAAIGETLAGDHTFELIAYRRRENWGTPRKIDVSSVIEMDKRMGNLTFNNVDPETGRILITPRGPDPILYGIRGESPEAVRLAHGMIRSYEPIERWIIFRTNHGTDAHLRRILSVRDAKPYNPVIVQGRVIGNPAIIPGGHVIFQIQDESSVIDCAVYEQSGNLRRVASLLIEGDLVEVYGGVRPPSKRIPKTVNVEKIRIISLAEKIVFQNPLCPVCGKRMKSIGRGKGFECYKCGFHGINVMKTAIKVERPLKAGLYVAPPRSERHLTKPLSRYGMEKSSVMQPFGNVIPYSSFSNLA, encoded by the coding sequence ATGAAATTACATGTGGGCTTCGATGATACTGACTCGCCTAGAATTGGATGCACAACCTATATTGCAGCCCTAATAATTGAGAAAATGTATAAGATGGGTGTTCAATTTATAGATTATCCAAACCTTATTAGATTAAACCCTAATGTTCCATGGAAGACCCGTGGAAATGGAGCTCTCTGTCTTAGAATCGAGTGTGAAAATGATTTATATGATGATATTAAAGAGTGCGTAATTGAGACTATCGAAGAGAATTCTGATCTAAGCTATAAGGGAACAGACCCAGGCGCTGTCTTTCTTAAAGGAGATGTACCTGAAGAAATTAAGAAATTCGCCATAGAAGCAATTCAAGGGATTGTAAAAATGAGGGATGCTTTGAGATTAATTAAGAAGTTTAAGGCTGAAGCCATCGGCTATAAAATGAGGCGTGGAATAATTGGTGGTTTAGCAGCAATTGGCGAAACTTTGGCGGGTGACCATACATTTGAATTAATAGCCTATAGAAGGCGAGAGAATTGGGGAACCCCTAGAAAAATCGATGTCTCATCGGTTATAGAGATGGATAAGAGAATGGGGAATTTAACATTTAATAATGTTGATCCTGAAACCGGCAGAATATTAATAACGCCTAGGGGACCGGATCCGATTCTCTATGGTATTAGGGGTGAGAGTCCTGAAGCCGTTAGGCTTGCGCATGGGATGATCCGCTCTTATGAGCCTATAGAACGCTGGATTATCTTCAGAACTAATCATGGAACAGATGCCCATTTAAGGAGGATTTTGTCAGTAAGGGATGCTAAGCCATATAATCCAGTTATAGTTCAAGGGAGGGTTATTGGCAATCCAGCTATTATCCCGGGGGGACATGTAATATTCCAGATTCAGGATGAAAGCAGCGTCATAGATTGCGCGGTTTACGAGCAGAGCGGTAACTTACGTAGAGTAGCCAGCCTTCTTATTGAGGGTGATTTAGTGGAGGTTTACGGTGGCGTTCGACCTCCTTCTAAAAGAATACCAAAAACAGTAAATGTTGAAAAAATCAGAATTATTAGTCTTGCTGAGAAGATTGTTTTCCAAAATCCCCTCTGCCCAGTTTGCGGCAAAAGGATGAAGTCTATTGGTAGAGGCAAGGGATTTGAATGTTATAAATGCGGCTTCCATGGAATAAACGTTATGAAGACAGCAATTAAAGTTGAAAGACCTCTCAAAGCGGGGTTATATGTTGCGCCACCGAGATCTGAGCGGCACCTGACTAAACCTCTTTCCAGATACGGTATGGAGAAAAGTAGCGTTATGCAACCATTTGGAAATGTGATACCGTACAGTTCCTTCTCGAATCTCGCATGA
- a CDS encoding lipoate protein ligase C-terminal domain-containing protein, whose amino-acid sequence MLRAEHKVEGGKLIKVQLKKENNRISFIKITGDFFMHPEDLIEDFERSLLGCVIEEVAIANTIKDFINSRGVILLGASPEDFAKCIVKAGGSSG is encoded by the coding sequence ATGTTAAGGGCTGAGCATAAGGTTGAAGGAGGTAAACTCATTAAGGTTCAGCTTAAGAAAGAAAATAATAGGATAAGTTTCATAAAGATTACTGGCGACTTCTTTATGCACCCGGAGGATCTTATTGAAGATTTTGAGAGATCCCTTCTGGGATGCGTTATTGAGGAGGTCGCAATAGCTAATACTATAAAAGACTTCATTAATAGTAGGGGGGTAATTTTGCTTGGCGCATCCCCTGAAGATTTTGCTAAATGTATAGTAAAGGCTGGTGGTAGTAGTGGTTGA
- a CDS encoding biotin/lipoate A/B protein ligase family protein yields MVEKWRLIDTGLKDAFYNMALDEAIAIARSRNIAPNTIRFFRWEPSAVSIGYFQSMEEEVDIEACDRMGINYVRRRTGGGAVYHDRDGELTYSLIVNEDHPLISRDFQKTYERLCGGLVNGLRLLGLPAEFKPINDIVVGGKKISGNAQTRGMGVVHQHGTILRDVNPKLMFTVLKVPSEKVRDKMIKSVEERVTSIKSYLGREVSFEELKNALKRGFEEAFNIELVPGELTAFEEELAMKLKAEKYSTREWNFRR; encoded by the coding sequence GTGGTTGAGAAATGGCGTCTGATCGATACAGGTCTTAAAGATGCATTCTACAATATGGCTTTAGATGAAGCCATAGCCATAGCTAGATCTAGAAATATCGCGCCAAACACGATAAGATTCTTCAGATGGGAGCCCTCAGCCGTCTCAATAGGGTATTTTCAGAGTATGGAGGAAGAGGTGGATATAGAGGCATGTGATAGAATGGGAATTAATTACGTTAGGAGAAGGACTGGCGGCGGAGCGGTATATCATGACCGCGATGGCGAATTAACATATAGTTTAATAGTGAATGAGGATCATCCACTGATCTCAAGAGATTTTCAGAAAACATACGAGAGATTATGCGGTGGTTTGGTTAATGGTTTAAGGCTTTTGGGGCTTCCAGCTGAATTTAAGCCTATAAATGATATAGTTGTTGGTGGAAAAAAGATTTCTGGAAATGCTCAAACTAGAGGAATGGGTGTTGTACATCAGCATGGTACAATATTACGCGATGTGAATCCTAAACTGATGTTCACAGTGCTTAAGGTTCCAAGTGAAAAGGTTCGCGATAAAATGATAAAGTCCGTTGAGGAAAGGGTAACGTCCATAAAGAGCTATTTGGGAAGAGAAGTCAGCTTTGAGGAGCTGAAAAATGCCCTGAAAAGGGGCTTTGAGGAAGCCTTCAATATCGAACTGGTTCCTGGAGAACTAACGGCTTTTGAAGAAGAATTAGCCATGAAACTTAAGGCGGAGAAGTATTCTACCAGGGAATGGAACTTTAGGAGATGA
- a CDS encoding NAD(P)H-hydrate dehydratase has protein sequence MAENMITAREMRALDVNAEYFGISRLQLMENAGRSVAMEIASRFNPKETKVVVFCGLGGNGGDGFVAARHLACLGFNVHVILAGKPSEIGVEEARRNWAALKFLRKSIVLHEVYDSSLIPNIRADVVVDALLGIGLKSPPRPPIAQLIRTINELEAFRVAVDVPSGLDSDTGTVLGEAVKAHLTITFHKVKPGLLKAKEYVGELVVKQIGIPKEIESFAGPGDVLMVVKPRYSEAHKGDFGRLLIVGGSETFSGAPTLAALAALRTGVDLVYIAAPRETAYSISSISPNLITLKLEGEHLSMRNMPVIRSYIERVTAVAIGPGLGLHKETQEAVGEIIKVAEERRIPILLDADGLKAFAGFKRKLKTPAVLTPHSGEYAILTGEKLPDDLEERGNHVKKTAESVNATILLKSHVDVISDGSKVKFNFTGNPGMTVGGTGDVLSGIVAAFLSQGVDPFEAAVAGAFINGAAGDFVRAEKGYHMVATDLIDWIPKVIDDPMSHIKIRA, from the coding sequence ATGGCTGAAAACATGATAACAGCGAGGGAAATGCGCGCTTTAGATGTTAACGCAGAATATTTCGGTATATCTAGGCTACAACTTATGGAAAACGCTGGAAGAAGCGTTGCCATGGAGATAGCATCACGTTTTAATCCTAAAGAAACGAAGGTTGTCGTATTTTGCGGATTAGGTGGAAACGGCGGGGACGGTTTTGTTGCCGCTAGACATTTAGCATGCCTAGGTTTTAATGTTCATGTTATACTTGCTGGTAAACCCTCCGAGATAGGCGTCGAAGAGGCTAGAAGAAACTGGGCTGCCTTGAAATTCTTGCGTAAATCGATAGTTTTACATGAAGTCTATGATTCATCGCTTATCCCAAATATTAGGGCTGATGTAGTTGTTGACGCCCTCCTCGGAATAGGGCTGAAGTCTCCTCCGCGACCACCAATAGCACAACTAATAAGAACAATCAACGAATTAGAGGCTTTCCGCGTCGCTGTGGATGTTCCAAGCGGATTAGACTCTGACACAGGCACAGTTTTAGGTGAGGCAGTGAAAGCACATTTAACAATCACATTCCATAAGGTTAAACCCGGATTATTGAAGGCGAAAGAATATGTTGGCGAACTAGTCGTTAAGCAGATTGGAATCCCAAAGGAAATCGAAAGTTTTGCCGGTCCAGGGGATGTTTTGATGGTTGTGAAGCCTAGGTATTCGGAAGCCCATAAAGGAGACTTTGGTAGATTGCTCATTGTTGGTGGAAGCGAAACATTTAGTGGAGCGCCTACACTAGCAGCCCTGGCAGCTCTAAGAACTGGAGTAGACCTTGTTTATATTGCTGCTCCACGTGAAACTGCATACTCAATCTCTTCAATATCCCCTAATCTTATAACGCTTAAGCTTGAGGGCGAACATCTGAGCATGCGAAATATGCCAGTAATAAGAAGTTACATTGAGAGGGTAACGGCGGTGGCTATAGGCCCAGGTTTAGGATTACATAAGGAGACACAGGAGGCAGTTGGCGAGATAATAAAGGTTGCTGAGGAGCGGCGAATCCCGATTCTATTAGATGCTGATGGATTAAAGGCTTTTGCCGGATTTAAACGTAAATTAAAAACACCAGCTGTCCTCACACCGCACTCCGGTGAATATGCTATTTTAACTGGTGAGAAGCTGCCAGATGATTTAGAAGAGAGAGGTAACCACGTAAAAAAGACTGCGGAGAGCGTTAATGCCACGATCTTACTGAAATCTCATGTTGACGTGATCTCGGATGGTTCTAAGGTCAAATTTAATTTTACTGGAAACCCCGGAATGACCGTTGGTGGAACAGGAGATGTTCTTTCCGGAATCGTGGCGGCATTTCTATCTCAGGGTGTAGATCCATTTGAAGCTGCTGTGGCTGGAGCATTCATTAATGGTGCTGCTGGAGACTTTGTGAGAGCTGAGAAGGGGTATCATATGGTTGCTACGGATTTAATAGATTGGATACCTAAAGTTATTGATGATCCCATGAGCCACATTAAAATTAGGGCTTAG
- a CDS encoding DHH family phosphoesterase encodes MNGLFHKITSILEERRARFALILCHQNADPDAICSSYALSKLLKYFKPEIEIQVASPESVSKVSKAILERLPMDVINDEPDFNRADIIFMIDTNTIQQFGEWSENIRNISSPIIVIDHHAPHPETKKIATLYICREELSSTCEIVYSLFREANLKPPKDAAEALFLGIAFDTKHFILADGSTFKTIADLVDLGVKPQEILQILTAPMDLSERIARLKACGRMRLMRIYGWIVVFSHVGSFQSSAARALIDVGANLAIVGSQERNEISISMRSDNEFYNKTGIHLGRDLANPLGEFLNGMGGGHSTSAGVNGTGDLETAFKYAIKILREKLKHCPRQ; translated from the coding sequence ATGAATGGGCTTTTTCACAAAATAACGAGTATTCTTGAGGAGAGGAGAGCAAGGTTTGCTCTTATATTATGTCATCAGAATGCTGATCCGGATGCCATATGCTCATCATACGCGCTTTCTAAATTGCTAAAATATTTTAAACCTGAAATTGAGATTCAGGTTGCCTCTCCGGAAAGCGTTAGTAAGGTATCAAAGGCAATTTTAGAGCGACTCCCTATGGATGTTATTAATGATGAACCTGACTTCAATAGGGCTGACATAATATTTATGATAGACACAAATACAATACAGCAGTTCGGGGAGTGGAGCGAGAATATACGCAATATATCCTCACCTATAATAGTGATAGACCATCATGCACCGCATCCCGAGACTAAGAAGATTGCTACTTTATATATATGCCGAGAAGAACTTTCATCAACCTGTGAAATTGTTTATAGTCTCTTTAGGGAGGCTAATTTGAAGCCCCCAAAGGATGCTGCTGAAGCATTGTTTTTGGGCATAGCATTCGATACAAAACACTTCATTTTAGCAGACGGCTCAACATTTAAGACTATTGCAGATTTGGTAGATTTAGGTGTCAAACCGCAAGAGATCTTGCAGATTTTAACAGCACCAATGGATCTATCAGAGCGCATAGCAAGACTTAAGGCCTGCGGAAGAATGAGACTTATGAGAATATATGGTTGGATAGTTGTCTTTTCACATGTTGGATCCTTCCAATCCTCAGCTGCAAGAGCCCTTATAGATGTTGGAGCGAATTTGGCTATTGTAGGTTCGCAGGAAAGGAATGAAATATCAATCAGCATGAGATCCGATAATGAATTCTATAACAAGACTGGAATACATCTGGGCAGGGATTTAGCGAATCCGCTAGGAGAATTTCTTAATGGTATGGGTGGGGGGCATTCAACATCAGCTGGTGTTAATGGTACAGGAGACTTAGAGACTGCCTTTAAATACGCAATAAAAATACTTAGAGAGAAACTTAAACACTGCCCGCGCCAGTAG
- a CDS encoding archaellum operon transcriptional activator EarA family protein, translated as MSRKRSRLEIYLEVLETIMDGYNKPTNIMYRCNLSWIALKEILDSLVEKGLVTIAERNKRKLYLITEKGRSIVNRLEETYDLLSM; from the coding sequence ATGTCGAGGAAGAGGTCAAGATTAGAGATTTACCTTGAAGTTTTAGAGACTATTATGGACGGATATAATAAGCCAACAAATATAATGTACAGATGTAATCTTTCATGGATAGCGCTCAAAGAGATTCTGGACTCGCTGGTTGAGAAGGGCTTAGTTACCATAGCTGAGAGGAATAAAAGGAAACTATACCTAATCACGGAGAAAGGGCGGAGCATAGTTAACCGCTTAGAAGAAACATACGATTTACTTTCAATGTAA